In the Diceros bicornis minor isolate mBicDic1 chromosome 22, mDicBic1.mat.cur, whole genome shotgun sequence genome, one interval contains:
- the LOC131419874 gene encoding dynein light chain roadblock-type 1-like: MPLDQCRQHLIPSTGCFVLLCEAEVEETLERLHSQKGLQGIIVVNTEGIPIKSTTDNPTTTQYANLMHNFLLQAWSTMHKISPQNDLLFLQIHSKKNEIIVATDKDYFLIVIQNPTE, from the exons ATGCCATTAGATCAATGTAGGCAGCATCTGATTCCATCTACTGGGTGCTTTGTGCTT CTCTGTGAGGCAGAGGTGGAGGAGACACTGGAGAGACTTCACAGCCAAAAGGGTCTGCAGGGAATCatcgtggtgaacacagaaggcaTTCCCATCAAGAGCACCACGGACAATCCCACCACCACACAGTATGCCAACCTCATGCACAACTTCCTCTTGCAGGCCTGGAGCACCATGCACAAAATTAGCCCCCAGAATGACCTCCTCTTCCTTCAAATTCactccaagaaaaatgaaattatagtTGCAACAGATAAAGACTATTTCCTGATTGTGATTCAGAATCCAACTGAATAA